CCTCATGCCCCATTCAGAAAGAAACTTGGCAGTCCAGTATCCAACATTGCCATATCCTTGTATTGCAACTGTGGCATCGGACAACTCTTTTCCAAGGATATCAGCTACCGCCATCCTAACTACAGTAGCAACTCCATAACCGGTTGCTTCTTCACGACCTGGGAGCCCTCCAATCCTAGGCGGCTTCCCAGTCACGGATTCAGGAACATGGGTGTAGCCATAAATAGTAGCCATGTCGGAAGGACCTGTGCCAAGATCAGGCGCTGGCACGTAGGTGCCCGATTGGAGATACAATCCAAACATATGAACGTATTCTGCAATCAGCGCACGCCTAGCCTCTGGTGTGAGAGTCTGAGGAGCAATGCAAATACCAGATTTAGCACCGCCAAAAGGAATTCGTGTGAGCGCGCACTTGTATGTCATAAGTTCCGCAAGCCTGCGCGTCTCCTCAAGACTAACACCATCGGACATTCTAATGCCGCCCTTGCCAGGTCCGCGAACCAAGCAATGAAGAACAATATAAGCATCAGCTGAAATAAGTTGACCTTCCCACTTAAAGTTTAGGTTTGCATATGCCTCTTGATCGCTCTTGCTCAGAAGTTGTTGAGCTTCAGCACTAACATCGATGTATTTTGAAATTTGATTCAAGTTAACTACACTCATTGTTCATCTCCTATTTCAACAGCCTTTGCCGCTCGGAATTCTTGATACCAAGGTGGCGGATGGTACCTAGCATTAAGCACGTGACGCACCGGTCCAAGTCCCCAGATGCCGCGGAATAGTTTCTCGCGCTCAAGAAAGAAACGGTCCGCCGCAGCTCGGCGTTCCTCATTCCATTCTTTACCCGCCAACACCTCGGCGTTAGCCTCAAAGATTCGCAGTTTGGCTTCCCATTGATCTAGCCGCCAGCTCGAGCGCGCTTTCCTTGCAAGCTTATCGAACTCCTTGCGAGCCTTTTTAACATCACGAGTGAATGGTTCACCCCAATCTGCCAACCAACAAGCCCATTCATTTTTATCCTGCCCCTTTGCATCAAAGTACCTTTCCGCGTACTCAGCGAGGACTGCTTTCGCATCCGACGCTTTCCCAGATGAAAGTGCGCCAAGAAGAGCTTTGTTTACATCGTCAAGGCAGCCTTCTGAATATGCTTGGAATCCGGTGCATCCAATGCCCTTAAGTTCATACACAGTTCTAGAAAGACGATTTGCAGCAATCACCGGCCCCCAAGCTCCGTAGACATCCCTCGGGCTTGCTTTTTCAGCATATCCAATGTGGACAAACGCATGAAGCTCACATCCCTCGGGCAACACAAATTCAGGGTTTGGACGGGTTTCGCCGTAGAGGATGTGTTCTGCCAATGACACAAACCGCCCTCTCTGCTCGCGGTCGGCCCATTCTTTAAAAATCTTATGTTCTTCCGCTGTCCACCACCAACCGATTAACCTCATCTGAATCCCTGGAAAATATTCTCGTGCAATTCCATGGATTTCCACCATAAGTCTTCCGAAAGTCAGTATCCAAGGGCTACATTCAGGGCAGGAGCACCCACCGTAATCAAACGGACAGCCTGAGATAGAGTCCAAGCTAACCCCCTTTGACTTCAGGTCCTTAAAAAGGTTACGGTGGTTATTCAAGATAATCTCTCGGCCCTTCGGCTTCGAAGGACATATCAGTTGGCCGCCAAAAAGCCTTTTGTCCTTTCTGTCGGCAGCGATTTCTGGTGAAACTTGGTTGAGGTAGACATGATTTGGGGTGATGACTAGGTTGGTTTGAAAGCCAAGTTTTTCTGCAATGCGATAAAACTCTTGTTTCCGTTCCCAGAGCACTTGGGGCAGGAGATATTCTCTTCTGGGATTGTCGTGTGGGTCCTTCAAGTCGGCAGCGTCAAGCCAGTCACCATACGAGTTAAAACCCCAATATTTCGCCTCACGAAGCATCTCTTCGGCCTCATAAGGAGCCATTACTTCGTACCAGTTTCCAAAATGGCCAGGCGCATAAAGCTCCCGATATGCTAGCTCACTCATCAGACTTTTCCTTCTTTGTCTTTTCGCGGCAAGCAAATTGCATTGGCAAATGAACTTAAAACAGCCAATGCTTTCCTATCTGTTATTCGTCGGAGCAATGCCTGTGTGGCCAAAGCCAGCGTCGCTGCGCTCAGTTTCAGGCAGAAATTCTGATTCGACAAGGACGGCCTTCGCAACTGGTGCAATCACAAGCTGAGCAATGCGGTCTCCCCGATGGATAGTAAATGGTTCATCGCCAAAGTTGATTAAAATTACTTGGATAGGCCCTCGGTAATCAGAATCAATCGTGCCAGGAGAATTAACACAACCAATGCCATGTCTTAGCGCCAAGCCGCTTCTTGGGCGTATTTGCCCTTCAAAACCTTCGGGGATTGCTATTCGTATACCAGCTGAAATGAGCTTGCGCTCGCCTGGATTGAGGATTGTATCGTTTTCCACTGCCGCATGAAGGTCAATGCCAGCGGCTCCAGCAGTTGCATAATCAGGGAGAGGAAGGTCCTCGGCACCAGGTAGCTTTTGGATGAGAACTTTTACCGTTACTTGAGCCATTTCAGGAAACACCTTTGCATAATCTCGCTGCGATTTGAGACTCAAGCTACGGCCTCTTTCTCTTTCGTTTCTTCCTCTTCCTCAGACGGAGGCGTTATCGGCAAAGTGAACGTAAACGTCGAGCCTTTCCCTAACTCACTTTCAACCCAAATCTTGCCGCCATGCGCCTCAACAAGGTGCTTCACAAGGTAGAGACCTATTCCAGTACCGCCAACTTCACGCGTATCCCGATTGTCAACGCGATGGAATCGCTCAAACACTTTTGGTAGGTGGTCCTTAGGAATTCCCATTCCCTGGTCGGCAACGCTTATTGTAACCATACCGTCTTTTGATGTACCGGTTATGGTAATTTGACCACCCTTTGGTGAA
This sequence is a window from Armatimonadota bacterium. Protein-coding genes within it:
- the dut gene encoding dUTP diphosphatase; translated protein: MAQVTVKVLIQKLPGAEDLPLPDYATAGAAGIDLHAAVENDTILNPGERKLISAGIRIAIPEGFEGQIRPRSGLALRHGIGCVNSPGTIDSDYRGPIQVILINFGDEPFTIHRGDRIAQLVIAPVAKAVLVESEFLPETERSDAGFGHTGIAPTNNR
- a CDS encoding Glu/Leu/Phe/Val dehydrogenase; this encodes MSVVNLNQISKYIDVSAEAQQLLSKSDQEAYANLNFKWEGQLISADAYIVLHCLVRGPGKGGIRMSDGVSLEETRRLAELMTYKCALTRIPFGGAKSGICIAPQTLTPEARRALIAEYVHMFGLYLQSGTYVPAPDLGTGPSDMATIYGYTHVPESVTGKPPRIGGLPGREEATGYGVATVVRMAVADILGKELSDATVAIQGYGNVGYWTAKFLSEWGMRVIAVSDVGSALYSDVGLPISELGKVNSLAATGLPQIPRDELLVVPVDVLVPAAVENVITEKTAPNIQAKLVVEAANDPTTTEGDKILTERGISVIPDILANAGGVVASYIEWRQAKSGSLTEKEETYAAIEKQLSQAYRETTEVARSKNISHRLAAQIIAVDEVVQSMRDRGWI